The sequence below is a genomic window from Tachysurus vachellii isolate PV-2020 chromosome 2, HZAU_Pvac_v1, whole genome shotgun sequence.
ATAGCCAGCTCTTATTTCAAGTTATACTGAAACATTGGGATACTGACATTAAAATGTTTCCAAGAACATAGACATTTGAAgccttaaaaatattaataataataaaattgtgaTGATAAAACTGGGATGCaagacatggaaaaaaaaaaatcatagttatagtgaagtaaaaaaaaattctaatgcTTTCTGTTTTGTAGCATTTCATATTTACTTTAACTTTAAACAGAGAAATAGAGTTAACACTTAACTAGTTCTTGCCAGAATCAATCTGAAGAATATatacaagtttaaaaaaaagctagactTCAATTCTAAGCTTAAAGTGATCTACTTTTTATCAAATGTATAAGCCACAAAACAATACAGATCTAATTAACAGTATattgagaaagaaaagatttaaaaataaattgaattagatttttattgtacgTGGACTCACTACAGCTTCTTCGTATGGTGCCTGATCCCCTACAACCAGCATGACGGGACATCTGGCAAGACGGAGAGAAAGACATGGAAACGTCAAATACATGCATTTGACTGAACCCTATAAATCCGGGCTATTTGATTAGCGGCTAAGGTAATTTGTTCCGGGCCTTCAAGTAGCCTAGTGTGAAAAAGACATCTGTAGAATAAATTTAGTTCAGTTTGGCAACGGACCCTACAGTTATGAAGAGCCACAGTTATCAAGAGGCACAGAGCAGAAGTCACGTGAGGTTACACGAGGGTGTGAGCAGCCTCTCCTGTCAGATGCGATGACTcatttgagatgcttttcatgAAATGGCCCCCATGACAAACTAATTCAATAGCCCTGATATAAatgatattattgtattatttatttcactcacTTGAGAGTGTTGTTGCGGTCGATGTTTAGATCCCTCCgactgaaagacagaaaaacaagttgtaagactgagagaaaataaagtaaGATGGAAAtagaagaagagaaataaagtgtgtacTTGTTGTAGCTCTTCCAGAAGAGGTCGATGTTTGTCAGGTTGGAGGCTGCTGAGATCCTCTCTCGGTTTGCCTGAACAAGCTCAGTGTTGGACGAAGTCTCCTcctgcacacatgcgcacacacacagagagacacacaaacaaacacacagccatttaCCTTTGAATATATTGATTTGAATATATTATCACGCatgcactcgcacacactcactcgtgcacaaaaactcacaaacacactcccaaACCCCCCCACACGCACAAgcccccacacacgcacacacccctacacacacactcccccccacaacaccccacacacacacgcgcacaaaccCCCCCACGCACAAACACCCacccaaccaacacacacacacacacaaagacaaacacacacacacaaagacaaacacacacacaaagacaaacacacacacacctgactgaaGAGGTGACCAAGGATCTGGTCAGCAACTGAAGAAGTCAGTGTAATGAGCTGAAATGAAACACAGAGGGAAAAATTAGAAAAATGGATATAAACAAAATTCTCTTAACTCCTAAAAAAATAAGCATAAGCtagaaggaaaaaacacaccttttggGCAGCCCAGTCCATCCAGCCACGAGCGTTCGGATCAATATTTATCAGAACAAGACCTTCCACAGAGTCTGGATTTttaatctgagagagagagagatagagagagagagagagagagagagagagagagagagagagagagagagagagagagagagaatgaaagagagagagagaaagagagagagagagaaagagagagagagagagagaaagagagagaaagaaagacagagagagagagaaagaaagagagagaagagagaaagagagagagagagagagagagagaaagaaagaaagagagaaagagagaaagaaagagagagagagaaagaaagagagagagagaaagaaagagagacagacagacagagagagagaatgaataattaaataaatgccaGACAATTCACTTCAATTAAAGTCAATTCTAATGGCATTTCTTTCTATcagaatatgtttatatataaaatagtctAATTAGATTCAACATGatgataattataaaataatagtaaaacTGTGTGAGGTCTCTGTTACTAAATGAATACTGTTGTGTAAAATACTAAAACAGGTTTTTCATGGTGTTCTTTTCGTCCTCTAAAAGGACATGAATCTGACTATTGCTCTCTACTTTGCGCTGCTTTTAGCTCACTTCTGGGTGCAAATATTTTAATAGAGTGACCAAGGAGGAAAaactcagagacagacagagagagagacttactgTGAACTTTGAAAGGACGTAGGCTCCTGCTCCAACTCCAACTCCGATCACAGTGCGGAAACTATACCAGTGGACACACACAGTAGAGTAGTTAGAAATACCGAATGCAATATATTAAGGCAGTTGTATCCAGGACATAGAAATACAACTAATCCAATAAAATCtgcttttgttttcctttctaTTGAATGACTACTAGTATGATGGAGGTGGTTAACaacgcatattgacaagacacgcccctttctgctaatgtcagacatgtgcactgaacactctctccaccgcatattgacaagacacgcccctttctgctaattggctacacgtttgttttgttagccggcccgactcagttttctgaagcatttttcaaacatcgtgcaccccacctttaacaagCAGCACTCGAAGTACTTTCCTAGCTCCGATTTACATTTATATCGTTTGctttgattgtttttatttattcatgtgacCTTAAATGCCTTCTGGGCAAGTTCTGTCGTTGAGCTCTTATCAGATCAATCATCATTCCTATTCAAACAGAGAAAGTATGAGGTGTGGCTGgaataccaaacacacacacagcaaaggaGGGGCATATAATTAAATGGTTggtaggtagacagacagacagacagacagacagactgtatagatagatagatagatagatagatagatagatagatagatagatagatagatagatagatagatagatagatagatctatctAGGTAATTTTCGGATGTcaaggtagacagacagacagacatactgtatagatatatagatagatagatatatagatatatatatatacatagatagatagatagatagatagatagatagatagatagatagatagatagataaaaatccATCATGCTCATATATATGTGATTTTTGAAACTTTGTGAAACTTACTTAAAGAACTGTATGACTGATGGGATCATTTCCGCAAGCTGATCCATGGAGACATAATGATACCTAGGACGGAGACGATATGCAGTGATTAGTATTCAGGAGGGTGAGGGTATGCTGGTAAATCAGAAACAGTTACAGGTTATGATATGTCATTGTATTCTGAATAATGAGGTCATTGTGGGCTACTGTGGACTCGGCAGCATCTAAGGACGAGTCTGGATAGAataaagccgcgttcacactgcaagtcttaatgctcaattcggatattttgctcagatctgatttttttgtttggttgttcacattaccttttaaaatgtggcctatatcagataccagtgtgaactgtttgctgtttcgaactgaccctcatgtgcaaacgaacaataacaatgacgtcacacgcagcacgccgttgcgctaaagttggcgaagttatggaggaagtaaacattttcgcttttctttctaaatgtttgtgtaatggcagcacagagacgcagtgttttgaaaattttcggatgtcgagggcaacttttgattatttgatccattttgtaggcgtagtcacatTTGTGttcgtactcgccggcgcataattgtgaagaatgtcgatgtagattgacatAAAaatcgcatcaaatccgccttggttgttcacactgtggccacattggaaaaaatcagatttgggtctgattgaggaccacatatggaagtggtctgaatctgatttgaaaaaaatcagatctgggctagatttgagtgttcacactactcctgaagaagtctgacctggtcacttgaccccaaaaaaatcagatttgggccacttttacctgcagtgtgaacgtggcctaagcTGTTTAATGCAGTGATGGTCACAAGAGAGCCATTGTTCAGTGTTTCATGTTGCTCTAAATTGAGGACAAACAAATAACTGGAGCGAGTGTGTTATGGATTGTATTAGTCATCTAGtctatgcaaacacacacacacacaccagcccaCACCCAGTTTACCCAGCAGGATAGGGCGCAGCTCCCTCCTCTTGTCCTGGGGCATCTAAATAAACCACTGTGAAGTTCTTCACAATCTCCTGCATCTCCTCAAACTTAAAGAGTGAAGAGAAGCAGCTCTGGCCTAAGAAAAAATGGAGCAAGATGGActgaatatacacacactttagaaGTGTTCAGAAGTTGTCAGTTTTGAATAGCCAATTCACCTACAAGCATATATATAGGATGCTGGAGGGAACCGGAAAACACAAAGGAAAACAACGcagacaaaaaaagagagagagaacatggaAAACTCCACGTAGTAAACCAAGCTGGGGTTTGATCCAGATCTCTGCATCAGAGTTTTGATTTACACTGTGTTGTAATATGATTAAGACAAGTCAAGACATACTATAGAAGCAATTTTGTTCCTCACTAGTTTATAACACATAATCGAAAAGCTGACCTtcattgttaattttttttaagctaagaGTCTAGGTGTACCTCATacatgtgtatgagtgtgtgtgtgtgagtgagagaagagagagagaaatgcagacaaacagacaccgGAGACTCACTCTCCATTCCTACGTCATGAAAAGTCAGTATAGCTGGACGACGGGTACTTCCTGTGCCGTACAGCGTCACATGCATCAAACCATGTGGGGTCTCAATATTGTACtcctaaaccacacacacacacacacacacacacacacacacacacacacacaatattaaaaatgtattaaagtatTCTTTAATTATACTATAAATTGCCTCATATCAGCTTCTTACCTGACCCCGATCCAACAATATTCTGGCTGCGATCTCAGCGTCCTGCACAGCAACAGAGGGTCATTAAAgttgtttaaaacaatttttaattgGAAAACTCCCCCCTTTCTGACCAGACTACTCCAACAGCCTTGTAGCAAGTTTCTGCTCTGTTGAGCtgcctaattattattattattattattattattattattattattattattattgttattattattgcttaaaGGCAGAAgtctaaagaataaaaaagctaAATCTGGTTCATGTTCACAACACTAGAGTCCTGGAACTATATACAGTGTTGTTTCCTTCATATGGGGATTAGTTCTGATCGAGTGAATTTTCCAGTAAAAGTACCATTGTTTTTTCCTCCATggtaattaacattaactcccTTGAGAGACTTGCAAACCTTTTGCATTGCTACCActgatagattttattttttaattaattagacTGCTGCAGCAATTCTACAGGTCTAGACTGTAGTCTACAGATTCTTTCAAGTTACCAGCAGGTGGCTCCAGAAAACACTGCCCACATATTTGCACATACACCTATAATCTTTTTTCACCCTGTATACGTCTCACACATTATGGACAGGAAGTACCACCGCTTGGTGATAACATGATCATTCGAGCCTGTGAAATGCGCAGCATGACTTGACGTGAAGAGATGACGTGGAACAAAAGATCGCATGTAAATATTTGCTGTGACGTCGAAAACGCTGGGCTTAAAATAGCTATGTCTTTTAACTCCTGATTTAAATGctgcaaataaacaaagtggAAGGTTTTCATAGGTAGAAATTTAGATCCCAAAATATTTAGCATACAATCTTGTGTGTTTAAGCTTCATTGACCGGTAATATTTTGGGAGATTTGAGTAATGGATGtcattatttttctgtgtgtgtgtgtgtgtgtgtgtgtgtgtgtgtgtgtgtaagtgtgaccTTCACGCTGTTGGTTTGACCCGTAAGTAAAGGCTTGTCCTCCATGATGGTAACCTCTTGCGTTTCGGTCGTCATTATAAGTCCTCCCTAtgtcctgttaaaaaaaaagcaattagtaaacagcacacacacactcacataaacacacgttgATTTAATTATGAGTGAATGCCTAAATCAAACACTTAACCTTTTTTTACGCTCTTTACAAGTAAACCTTTTTTGATCTTTGACCAGACAAATATCACGTCAGAGATTTCTATCCTTGTGGGGACTTTTGGTCCCTCAAAACCATGACACATTCGAATTCCCTAATGCTCAAGGGGACTTGCATAATCTGTCACTGGTATTGaatcagcttttttctttctttttttttaattagaactTAGGGGGAGAGTTAATAAGCATTAAGCCAGAGAGAGCACCCAGAGAAATGAGGACAGCATTCATGGCATTATGCAACCTTAATCAGGATCctcaatcatttattttttacttagtAAAACATGCTGATTTATAATGGGTGACCTTTCCAAGCAGGCTGATGTCATTTTAACCAGAAAGTAAGCACGCACTTTCTGAACAGAGTAAACGGTGTCACGCAAACAGACTGACATTGCtttagtaaagtgtgtgtgtgtttgtgtgtgttttgcaatgATGGTTGCCTCAGGGAGCCTCTCTATCTGTGCAGAACAAATGGTACcgccctctccatctctctctctccatctctctctctctccatatctctctctctccatatctctctctctccatttgaCCTTCCCCTTTTCATTCCTGCTCTGTTGCTTTACATCCAAACAGGATGCATGcaaaataactaactaactaactaaataaataaataaataaataaccaaccCAAAGCTTGGTGAATATACATCTGCTGCATATTAAACAGATTATGCTGACAATGTGATTTCCCATACAAGCTGTAAAATGACAACATCGCTCAGTGCCTTAATGCTGAAAAATAACGTCATAATATTCAGCCGCAATACTGCAGACTCTCATTGCCATGAATTTCGAAGGCAGCGGCCACCAGGTGGAGCTGAAGGACACAGGGTGACATCAGTCTAAGTTACAGACCTTAAACAATCAGGTGGGCATGAAATacccattaaaaaaataacagcacgAGCCTCTGTATCAGAATTGTTAATGAAATGGCTGCCAACTGACTCTGAGTCAGACTTGTTTAAACTACATAAGGAATGACAGTATTATTATCAGTCCAACCACAGatgtacaatattgcatgtttttctttttttcttttttcccacctTAGGCACAATAATCAGACATGATGCCAAAAACCTTCAGCAGTTTCCTGGTTTGTAGTTCTCAAACTGCTGTATAGAATTTTTACACTAGTTAAAAACACGACCAACTCTTATCAAATCTGTTGTATTTGTTAACGAGCTCCTACagctattaattattaaaacagtTTGAATTGAACGGGTTTGATCcaaaaatcaataattaattaaaaaaaataaaaataaaaaaacaggggGAAAGTTTAGAAACATAAAGCTCTATAGTGCTAAACAATAGCCAAGGTAGTACATACATGTTATAATAACAAGCTAATATTTGTTTGGAGAAGGTCAATGCTgcttattttacagttaaatgttGTGTCTGGCTGCTTAAGTTTTAAATTGTAACACAACCAAAAGGCCAAACATCGATTCTTTCCCTGAATGATTTGTTCTGGAATCATCCTAAAAATTCAGATGGTTTCAAAGTCTACTATACTGTGTGAAATGGTGAAATGCCACATTAAATTAGACCTCATACCATGAACAAATTCGGTTGTGCGACGGGACTCGACAGCCAGTACGACGTTGACGACAAGGACGGCAAACATGAAAGCCTGTATCTTAGCAATGCTTTGGAGTAAATGGCACCAGACTTGGTGGATAGGTTTAAGACCAAATCCTGTAGATCCCCACAAAGGGCTGTGTTTTTTCTCTACAATGTGACAGTATAATTAAAGAATGAATGTAAATGCCAAAAATGACTAACATCCATCCATGATATCAAACATCCATATAATCACAGCTTTTTATTCCCGCTATActtacacataataataataataataataataataataataataataataataataatatctttagGACTGTTAGGCAATGCTATACAGCAGCAGGCTCAGGCATCTTTTGAAACACCATCTGTTGTTGTTCGATCAAATGTCAGCACAGGGTACAGGCAAATACATGACTACTGACCACAATGTCCTACAAGTCAAAATACAGAAAGCTTCAACGAAGCCAGTCAGAGCCAGagggatgtgtgtatgtacgtgccTTCGCAGGCAGAGCTGAAACGTCTCACACTAACAATAACGCAGTAGCATTATACCTAATCCTTTAGATCACTTCAATCTCTTTTCctaatctctcttcatttcctTCTGTCTCGGTCTTAGACTGTGTCTTTTCAAGCGTGTAATATCGGTTAAACGGAACAGAGAGAAGTGTATTTCACTgcaaagaaagagacaaaaaaaatgaaggagtgaagtgacaaagagagagaagagagatcaaattaacagaataaacaaataaggaTTCATACACGCTTTTGcacacacagctttatttaAGGGATTTTTGCACATCTAAGGGAAGCAAAAAAGTCCTACAAGtttagaagggaaaaaaaaagaaaaatgctccCCTGCACTGAAACGTCTGATGTGTGAATAAAGAAACTGAATGCTCtctacaggacaaaagacaaatcaATGCAGACAACATGCAGCCAGACACAACTAGCACAGCAAGCCAACAAAACAACAAGTGAGTGATGTTTGTTCCTGAAatagaaatcacacacacacgattacaATGATCTTATACCTTACACTTCTGATCAAATTCTTCAGGTTTACTCTCCTATTCTGTAGATTTTGCATTCAGTAGTTTGCTAAACCTTGACTTTAACTAGGTTTACTCCTTATATTCAGTAGTTTTCTTCTCATTCACAGGTTTAAATCTCGCATTCTCCATTTTTGCTCGTATTCGGTTCATACGCAACCATACACATTTCGACATGCAGGAAATGCTCTTTACTACTACATGTTACATACAGTACCACTCCTGTCAGACTCAGTAGTTTTTCCTCTTACATTCAGTTGTGTTATTCTCATGTTCATTACTGTTACTCTCATATTTGTaagttttcttttcacattcAGCAGTTTTACGCCTGAATTCAGTACAGTATTTCTTCTCTTACATTCAGTAGTTCCATAGTTTTACCCTCGCAGTCACTACTTTTACTCACACTCTAGATTTACTCTCGCATTCAGTAGTTCCATAGTTTTACCCTCGCAGTCACTACTTTTACTCACACTCTAGATTTACTCTTGCATTCAGTAGTTCCATAGTTTTACCCTCGCAGTCactacttttacacacacactagatttaCTCTCGCATTCAGTAGTTCCATAGTTTTACCCTCGCAGTCactacttttacacacactctagATTTACTCTCACATTCAGTAGTTCCATAGTTTTACCCTCGCAGTCactacttttacacacactctagATTTACTCTCGCATTCAGTAGTTCCATAGTTTTACCCTCGCAGTCactacttttacacacactctagATTTACTCTCGCATTCAGTAGTTCCATAGTTTTACCCTCGCAGTCACTACTTTTATACACACTCTAGAGTTACTCTTGCATTCAGTAGTTTCCCTCTCGTATTTGCTAGTTTTTCCTTCACATTCAATAACAGTCCTCTTTCATTCGCTAGTTTTACTTCTACATTCAGTACTTTTACTCTTGTATGCCCTCTCACATCTTAGCGTAATTTACTATACCGAGCCGCAGGGATACTCTGAAATATTGCACGTGTGgaaatgaatttaatgaaaCCTTTTGTCAGTTTCTTTTTATACGGGGTGTCGATTCCGTGGAGCTGAGCcgcatttttttttgtggatttttttatgtaaatgtcaGAACTAAAATGGTGAATGTGAGAACGTGCTGTGGGTATGTGACAGGTTGGAAAAACAGCCTACATAGCACCCTGTACTtacttaatcacacacacactctctccagaGCTGCGAGGTGAAGGCTGCATGATCGAGTGTCTCGTAACAGGGTGACAGCTGGCACTGTTCAAATGGAACAGGAAAGAGGTTACACACGGCTG
It includes:
- the ndrg2 gene encoding protein NDRG2 — protein: MTTETQEVTIMEDKPLLTGQTNSVKDAEIAARILLDRGQEYNIETPHGLMHVTLYGTGSTRRPAILTFHDVGMESQSCFSSLFKFEEMQEIVKNFTVVYLDAPGQEEGAAPYPAGYHYVSMDQLAEMIPSVIQFFNFRTVIGVGVGAGAYVLSKFTIKNPDSVEGLVLINIDPNARGWMDWAAQKLITLTSSVADQILGHLFSQEETSSNTELVQANRERISAASNLTNIDLFWKSYNNRRDLNIDRNNTLKCPVMLVVGDQAPYEEAVVECNSKLDPTTTSFLKMADAGGMPHLTQPSKFTEAFKYFIQGMGYMASSCMTRLSRSRTTSLSSSYSLEGSRSRSRTLSQGSVGGNMVSSPSNTMEVSC